From a region of the Tachysurus fulvidraco isolate hzauxx_2018 chromosome 5, HZAU_PFXX_2.0, whole genome shotgun sequence genome:
- the fkbp11 gene encoding peptidyl-prolyl cis-trans isomerase FKBP11 has protein sequence MLLRSGVFVLLFVGLVFIGAEESETEKHVEELEVETLAKPETCTFISTMGDTLHIHYTGRLLDGKVIDSSLSRDPLVVELGKRTVIAGLEQALLGVCEGQKIKATIPAHLAYGKRGYPPTIPGDAALEFEVEVISLVQQTPWQKLVNDVFPLVCLALVPTLLGLVGLYLYKKANTQPQGKKKSKDKKSKKK, from the exons ATGTTATTGAGGAGTGGTGTTTTTGTCCTCTTGTTCGTGGGCTTGGTTTTTATTGGAGCTGAAgagagtgagacggagaaacaTGTTGAAGAGTTAGAGGTGGAAACACTG GCGAAGCCGGAGACATGCACATTCATTTCAACGATGGGGGACACTCTTCATATCCATTATACG GGCCGGCTTTTGGATGGAAAGGTGATAGACTCCTCTCTGTCCCGAGATCCACTGGTGGTTGAACTTGGGAAACGAACTGTCATCGCAG GTCTAGAACAAGCTCTGCTTGGTGTCTGTGAAGG ACAAAAAATCAAGGCTACCATTCCTGCACATCTAGCATATGGGAAAAGAGGATACCCCCCAACTATCCCAG GTGATGCAGCATTGGAGTTTGAGGTGGAGGTGATTTCCTTGGTGCAGCAGACGCCCTGGCAGAAGCTGGTGAATGATGTCTTTCCTCTTGTGTGCCTGGCACTTGTTCCCACTTTACTGGGACTGGTGGGTCTCTACCTCTACAAGAAGGCCAACACACAACCTCAAGGCAAGAAGAAGAGCAAGGACAAGAAGAGCAAGAAGAAATAA